GCAGCTCACGCAGGCCGAGCCGCTCACGGCGATATCCGCCGGTGGCGATCCGCTCAAGCCATGTCGCATTGTCCAAGTACCACGCAATCGTCTTCTCCAGACCGGTTTCAAACGATTCGGCCGGGCTCCAGCCAAGCTGCGACTTCATCTTGCCCGCGTCAATCGCGTAACGTCGATCATGCCCAGGGCGATCCTTCACATACGTAATCAGATCTTTGCAAGGCCGATGGGGAAGATCAGGGCGAAGTCGATCGAGCGCCGCACAGATCGCCTCGACGATTTGCAAGTTGGTCCGTTCGCAGTTTCCGCCAATGTTGTAAACCTCACCAGTTTGGCCGGCCGCCAGGACGCGGCGAATCGCCCGGCAGTGATCTTCGACGTACAGCCAATCGCGGACGTTCTGTCCGTCGCCGTAGATCGGCAGCGGCTTTCCTTCCAGCGCATTGAGGATCATCACCGGGATCAGCTTCTCAGGAAACTGCCGCGGGCCGTAGTTGTTCGAACAATTGGTCGTCAGCGTCGGCAGCCCATAGGTGTGAAAGTAGGCCCGCACAAAATGATCGGACGCCGCTTTCGACGCCGAGTAGGGAGAGTTGGGCGAATAAGGCGTCGTTTCGGTAAATAGCCCAGTCTTACCGAGCGAGCCGTACACCTCATCAGTCGACACATGCAGAAAGCGGAACGCGGCCGCTTCCGACTCGGAGAGTTCGTTCCAATATT
The genomic region above belongs to Blastopirellula retiformator and contains:
- the rfbB gene encoding dTDP-glucose 4,6-dehydratase — its product is MSNTVLVTGGAGFIGSCLVRQLVREDGLQVINLDKLTYAGNLDSLADLQEDALHLLVEGDIGDAELVTRLLREYRPSAILNLAAESHVDRSIDGPAEFVATNVVGTFTLLEAARQYWNELSESEAAAFRFLHVSTDEVYGSLGKTGLFTETTPYSPNSPYSASKAASDHFVRAYFHTYGLPTLTTNCSNNYGPRQFPEKLIPVMILNALEGKPLPIYGDGQNVRDWLYVEDHCRAIRRVLAAGQTGEVYNIGGNCERTNLQIVEAICAALDRLRPDLPHRPCKDLITYVKDRPGHDRRYAIDAGKMKSQLGWSPAESFETGLEKTIAWYLDNATWLERIATGGYRRERLGLRELQS